The genomic interval GGACATCACCGCGCGCGTCGCCAACGGCGACCCGCTGATCCTCGACGGCAACACCGGGCAGGTGCACGTGCGCCCCGACGCGGGCACGGTGGCCGAGTACGAGGCGCTGCGCCGGCGCTACCACCGCTACGACATCGAGCTGCACAAGCTGCGCGAGCTGCCGGCGGAGACGCTGGACGGCTACCGCCTCGGGCTGGAGGCGAACATCGAGCTGCCCGAGGAGATCCCCTCGGTGCTCGAGCACGGCGCGGCGGGCATCGGGCTCTACCGCACCGAGTTCATCTACCTCAACCGCACCGACATGCCGACCGAGGAGGAGCACTACCGGCTCTACCGGCGGCTGCTCGAGCAGATCCGGCCGCGGGCCGCGACCATCCGCACCTTCGACCTCGGGGGCGACAAGTTCCTCTCGCAGGTGCCGCTGGCCAAGGAGATGAACCCGGCGCTCGGGCTGCGCGCGATCCGCTTCTGCCTGCGCGAGGTCACGGCCTTCAAGACGCAGCTGGCCGGGATCCTGCGGGCGAGCGCGCACGGCACGCTGCGGGTGATGTTCCCGATGGTGGCCGAGGTCTCCGAGCTGCGGCAGGCGCGGGAGATCCTGGAGGAGGTGACGGCCGACCTGGCGCGCCGGGGCGTGCCGTTCGACCCGGAGCTGCAGGTCGGGGTGATGATCGAGACGCCGGCCGCCGGGGTGATCGCCGACGTGCTGGCGCGGGAGGCCGATTTCTTCTCGATTGGCACCAACGACCTGATCCAGTACGCGCTGGCGATCGACCGCGTCAACGAGCACGTCGCCTACCTCTACCGGCCCCTGCACCCCGCGGTGCTGCGGCTGGTGCGCGAGGTGGTCCGCGCCGCGCACGCCCACGGCATCCCGGTGGCGATGTGCGGGGAGATGGCCGGCGAGCCGATCCACACGCTCCTGCTCATCGGCCTCGGGATCGACTCGCTGAGCATGAACGCCGTCTCGCTGCCGCGCGTCAAGAAGATCGT from bacterium carries:
- the ptsP gene encoding phosphoenolpyruvate--protein phosphotransferase, whose protein sequence is MTRPGTSLVGIGVSPGIAIGPAFVLEKTDFTAHRWEIPGGGTAAEVRRFRAAVAASAAQLRAFRRRLARDLGPQHVYLLDAHLLMLRDRMFGDGVARLIREDRVNAEWAVQQMIARFRAAFEGIGDAYLREKAGDMEDIGERVLRNLAGATHERVSEIPEGVIVLARDLAPSDTAQMRRERVLGFAIDMGGKTSHTAIVARSLEIPAVVGLEDITARVANGDPLILDGNTGQVHVRPDAGTVAEYEALRRRYHRYDIELHKLRELPAETLDGYRLGLEANIELPEEIPSVLEHGAAGIGLYRTEFIYLNRTDMPTEEEHYRLYRRLLEQIRPRAATIRTFDLGGDKFLSQVPLAKEMNPALGLRAIRFCLREVTAFKTQLAGILRASAHGTLRVMFPMVAEVSELRQAREILEEVTADLARRGVPFDPELQVGVMIETPAAGVIADVLAREADFFSIGTNDLIQYALAIDRVNEHVAYLYRPLHPAVLRLVREVVRAAHAHGIPVAMCGEMAGEPIHTLLLIGLGIDSLSMNAVSLPRVKKIVRASRLADARELAAAAGQLRSAWEVEEFVKKEMRRRFPDDITDDGRQVCLI